The genomic interval GATAAAAAAGTCTATATCAAAAACGATAGTTTTATGCTTGCCGAATTTCCTGATAGTTTTATGATGCAAAAAAGTAAATATCCTCTTAAAAGTATTGTCTATATCAAGGCTGATGAAGCCCTCTCTTATAAAGACGTTATGTTTGTACTCAAAACAATTAAACAGGCTGGTTTTACGAACGTATCTTTAGAAACGAATGGATAAATACTGTGTCGAGTGTGAATAAATACGCCTCTCTTGGATGGATTTTATCCA from Sulfurospirillum multivorans DSM 12446 carries:
- a CDS encoding ExbD/TolR family protein, translated to MMSQLDEVPELNITPLVDIMLVLLAILMVTTPALVYEEVIKLPDGSKSSVVSKLPELEIRVTKDKKVYIKNDSFMLAEFPDSFMMQKSKYPLKSIVYIKADEALSYKDVMFVLKTIKQAGFTNVSLETNG